A DNA window from Chiroxiphia lanceolata isolate bChiLan1 chromosome 6, bChiLan1.pri, whole genome shotgun sequence contains the following coding sequences:
- the F2 gene encoding prothrombin isoform X2, whose translation MAHTNTSILKGLLFSSLLHLTLSHAGVFLEKGQALSLLKRPRRANKGFLEEMLKGNLERECLEETCSYEEAFEALESTDQTEAFWSKYQVCQGQRMPRTVLDACLEGDCSLGLGQNYRGTISYTKSGIECQVWTSKYPHIPKFNATIYPNLIENYCRNPDNNSEGPWCYTRDPTVEREECPVPVCGEDRTTVPFTPRVTPPPPVEPCEQEKGMLYTGTLSVTVSGTKCLPWNSEKAKEVLHGKHLDPEVKLLENYCRNPDRDDEGVWCVTDEPPYFDYCDLHYCDSLLEEENEEWEGISGRSTHPQEFRTFFDDKTFGSGEADCGTRPLFEKKKVTDKSEKELLESYMGGRVVHGDDAEVGSSPWQVMLYKKTPQELLCGASLISDSWILTAAHCIYYPPWDKNLTTNDILVRIGKHVRTKYEKNIEKIALLDKIIIHPKYNWKENMDRDIALMHLRRPVIFSDYIHPVCLPTKEVVQRLMLAGYKGRVTGWGNLKETWATSPSNLPTVLQQLNVPIVDQSICRDSTKIKVTDNMFCAGYSPEESKRGDACEGDSGGPFVMKNPDDNRWYQVGIVSWGEGCDRDGKYGFYTHVFRLKKWMRKAIEKYGR comes from the exons ATGGCACACACCAACACCAGCATACTGAAGGgcctgctcttctccagcctTTTGCACCTCACATTGAGCCATGCTGGAG TTTTCCTGGAAAAGGGGCAGGCACTGTCACTGCTCAAGCGCCCACGACGTGCCAACAAGGGATTTCTAGAAGAGATGCTTAAGGGAAACCTGGAGCGAGAGTGCCTGGAGGAGACATGCAGTTATGAGGAGGCTTTTGAAGCCCTTGAATCCACCGATCAGACG gagGCATTTTGGTCAAAATACCAAG TATGTCAGGGCCAGAGAATGCCCAGGACAGTTCTGGATGCTTGTCTAGAAG GTGACTGCTCTCTTGGGCTGGGCCAGAACTATCGGGGAACAATTAGCTACACCAAATCAGGGATTGAATGTCAAGTGTGGACAAGCAAATATCCACATATTCCTAA ATTTAATGCCACCATTTATCCCAATCTCATTGAGAACTACTGCAGGAACCCAGACAACAACTCAGAAGGCCCGTGGTGCTACACCCGAGACCCAACAGTGGAACGGGAGGAGTGTCCTGTCCCAGTGTGTG GTGAAGACAGGACAACAGTTCCATTTACTCCTCGAGTCACACCACCTCCCCCAGTGGAGCCTTGTGAACAAGAGAAAGGCATGCTTTACACAGGGACCCTATCAGTCACTGTGTCTGGAACTAAGTGTCTGCCGTGGAACTCTGAGAAAGCCAAAGAGGTGCTCCATGGAAAGCACCTTGACCCAGAGGTGAAGCTGCTGGAGAATTACTGTCGGAATCCAGACAGAGACGATGAGGGTGTCTGGTGTGTCACGGATGAACCACCCTACTTTGACTATTGCGATCTGCACTACTGCG ACAGCTTGCTAGAGGAGGAGAATGAAGAGTGGGAGGGAATATCAGGACGTTCTACTCATCCTCAAGAGTTCAGAACCTTCTTTGATGACAAAACTTTTGGTTCAGGCGAAGCAG ACTGTGGCACTCGTCCTTTATTTGAGAAGAAGAAGGTAACGGACAAAAGTGAGAAGGAGCTGTTGGAGTCCTACATGGGAGGCAGAGTTGTCCATGGAGATGACGCAGAAGTTGGCAGCTCCCCCTG GCAGGTGATGCTCTACAAAAAGACtcctcaggagctgctctgtggtgcCAGCCTCATCAGTGACAGCTGGATCCTGACTGCTGCTCATTGTATTTATTACCCACCGTGGGACAAGAACTTAACTACAAATGACATCTTGGTGCGGATTGGCAAGCACGTAAGGACAAA ATATGAAAAGAATATAGAGAAGATTGCTCTGTTGGATAAAATCATCATCCATCCTAAGTACAACTGGAAAGAGAACATGGACCGAGACATTGCACTCATGCACTTAAGGAGACCTGTCATCTTTAGTGACTACATCCATCCTGTCTGCCTGCCTACCAAAGAGGTCGTGCAGAG GCTGATGCTGGCAGGCTACAAAGGGCGGGTAACTGGCTGGGGAAACTTGAAAGAAACATGGGCCACTAGCCCCAGCAACCTGCCCACAGTTCTGCAACAGCTCAATGTGCCCATTGTAGACCAAAGTATCTGCAGGGATTCCACCAAAATTAAAGTCACTGACAACATGTTTTGTGCAG GTTATAGTCCTGAAGAGTCAAAGAGAGGAGATGCCTGTGAAGGGGACAGTGGGGGACCTTTTGTAATGAAG aACCCAGATGACAACCGTTGGTATCAAGTGGGAATAGTTTCATGGGGAGAAGGATGTGACCGAGATGGCAAATATGGATTTTACACCCATGTATTCCGCCTGAAAAAGTGGATGCGAAAAGCCATTGAAAAATACGGGCGATAG
- the F2 gene encoding prothrombin isoform X1, with amino-acid sequence MAHTNTSILKGLLFSSLLHLTLSHAGVVFLEKGQALSLLKRPRRANKGFLEEMLKGNLERECLEETCSYEEAFEALESTDQTEAFWSKYQVCQGQRMPRTVLDACLEGDCSLGLGQNYRGTISYTKSGIECQVWTSKYPHIPKFNATIYPNLIENYCRNPDNNSEGPWCYTRDPTVEREECPVPVCGEDRTTVPFTPRVTPPPPVEPCEQEKGMLYTGTLSVTVSGTKCLPWNSEKAKEVLHGKHLDPEVKLLENYCRNPDRDDEGVWCVTDEPPYFDYCDLHYCDSLLEEENEEWEGISGRSTHPQEFRTFFDDKTFGSGEADCGTRPLFEKKKVTDKSEKELLESYMGGRVVHGDDAEVGSSPWQVMLYKKTPQELLCGASLISDSWILTAAHCIYYPPWDKNLTTNDILVRIGKHVRTKYEKNIEKIALLDKIIIHPKYNWKENMDRDIALMHLRRPVIFSDYIHPVCLPTKEVVQRLMLAGYKGRVTGWGNLKETWATSPSNLPTVLQQLNVPIVDQSICRDSTKIKVTDNMFCAGYSPEESKRGDACEGDSGGPFVMKNPDDNRWYQVGIVSWGEGCDRDGKYGFYTHVFRLKKWMRKAIEKYGR; translated from the exons ATGGCACACACCAACACCAGCATACTGAAGGgcctgctcttctccagcctTTTGCACCTCACATTGAGCCATGCTGGAG TAGTTTTCCTGGAAAAGGGGCAGGCACTGTCACTGCTCAAGCGCCCACGACGTGCCAACAAGGGATTTCTAGAAGAGATGCTTAAGGGAAACCTGGAGCGAGAGTGCCTGGAGGAGACATGCAGTTATGAGGAGGCTTTTGAAGCCCTTGAATCCACCGATCAGACG gagGCATTTTGGTCAAAATACCAAG TATGTCAGGGCCAGAGAATGCCCAGGACAGTTCTGGATGCTTGTCTAGAAG GTGACTGCTCTCTTGGGCTGGGCCAGAACTATCGGGGAACAATTAGCTACACCAAATCAGGGATTGAATGTCAAGTGTGGACAAGCAAATATCCACATATTCCTAA ATTTAATGCCACCATTTATCCCAATCTCATTGAGAACTACTGCAGGAACCCAGACAACAACTCAGAAGGCCCGTGGTGCTACACCCGAGACCCAACAGTGGAACGGGAGGAGTGTCCTGTCCCAGTGTGTG GTGAAGACAGGACAACAGTTCCATTTACTCCTCGAGTCACACCACCTCCCCCAGTGGAGCCTTGTGAACAAGAGAAAGGCATGCTTTACACAGGGACCCTATCAGTCACTGTGTCTGGAACTAAGTGTCTGCCGTGGAACTCTGAGAAAGCCAAAGAGGTGCTCCATGGAAAGCACCTTGACCCAGAGGTGAAGCTGCTGGAGAATTACTGTCGGAATCCAGACAGAGACGATGAGGGTGTCTGGTGTGTCACGGATGAACCACCCTACTTTGACTATTGCGATCTGCACTACTGCG ACAGCTTGCTAGAGGAGGAGAATGAAGAGTGGGAGGGAATATCAGGACGTTCTACTCATCCTCAAGAGTTCAGAACCTTCTTTGATGACAAAACTTTTGGTTCAGGCGAAGCAG ACTGTGGCACTCGTCCTTTATTTGAGAAGAAGAAGGTAACGGACAAAAGTGAGAAGGAGCTGTTGGAGTCCTACATGGGAGGCAGAGTTGTCCATGGAGATGACGCAGAAGTTGGCAGCTCCCCCTG GCAGGTGATGCTCTACAAAAAGACtcctcaggagctgctctgtggtgcCAGCCTCATCAGTGACAGCTGGATCCTGACTGCTGCTCATTGTATTTATTACCCACCGTGGGACAAGAACTTAACTACAAATGACATCTTGGTGCGGATTGGCAAGCACGTAAGGACAAA ATATGAAAAGAATATAGAGAAGATTGCTCTGTTGGATAAAATCATCATCCATCCTAAGTACAACTGGAAAGAGAACATGGACCGAGACATTGCACTCATGCACTTAAGGAGACCTGTCATCTTTAGTGACTACATCCATCCTGTCTGCCTGCCTACCAAAGAGGTCGTGCAGAG GCTGATGCTGGCAGGCTACAAAGGGCGGGTAACTGGCTGGGGAAACTTGAAAGAAACATGGGCCACTAGCCCCAGCAACCTGCCCACAGTTCTGCAACAGCTCAATGTGCCCATTGTAGACCAAAGTATCTGCAGGGATTCCACCAAAATTAAAGTCACTGACAACATGTTTTGTGCAG GTTATAGTCCTGAAGAGTCAAAGAGAGGAGATGCCTGTGAAGGGGACAGTGGGGGACCTTTTGTAATGAAG aACCCAGATGACAACCGTTGGTATCAAGTGGGAATAGTTTCATGGGGAGAAGGATGTGACCGAGATGGCAAATATGGATTTTACACCCATGTATTCCGCCTGAAAAAGTGGATGCGAAAAGCCATTGAAAAATACGGGCGATAG
- the F2 gene encoding prothrombin isoform X3 has translation MLEEAFWSKYQVCQGQRMPRTVLDACLEGDCSLGLGQNYRGTISYTKSGIECQVWTSKYPHIPKFNATIYPNLIENYCRNPDNNSEGPWCYTRDPTVEREECPVPVCGEDRTTVPFTPRVTPPPPVEPCEQEKGMLYTGTLSVTVSGTKCLPWNSEKAKEVLHGKHLDPEVKLLENYCRNPDRDDEGVWCVTDEPPYFDYCDLHYCDSLLEEENEEWEGISGRSTHPQEFRTFFDDKTFGSGEADCGTRPLFEKKKVTDKSEKELLESYMGGRVVHGDDAEVGSSPWQVMLYKKTPQELLCGASLISDSWILTAAHCIYYPPWDKNLTTNDILVRIGKHVRTKYEKNIEKIALLDKIIIHPKYNWKENMDRDIALMHLRRPVIFSDYIHPVCLPTKEVVQRLMLAGYKGRVTGWGNLKETWATSPSNLPTVLQQLNVPIVDQSICRDSTKIKVTDNMFCAGYSPEESKRGDACEGDSGGPFVMKNPDDNRWYQVGIVSWGEGCDRDGKYGFYTHVFRLKKWMRKAIEKYGR, from the exons ATGCTGGAG gagGCATTTTGGTCAAAATACCAAG TATGTCAGGGCCAGAGAATGCCCAGGACAGTTCTGGATGCTTGTCTAGAAG GTGACTGCTCTCTTGGGCTGGGCCAGAACTATCGGGGAACAATTAGCTACACCAAATCAGGGATTGAATGTCAAGTGTGGACAAGCAAATATCCACATATTCCTAA ATTTAATGCCACCATTTATCCCAATCTCATTGAGAACTACTGCAGGAACCCAGACAACAACTCAGAAGGCCCGTGGTGCTACACCCGAGACCCAACAGTGGAACGGGAGGAGTGTCCTGTCCCAGTGTGTG GTGAAGACAGGACAACAGTTCCATTTACTCCTCGAGTCACACCACCTCCCCCAGTGGAGCCTTGTGAACAAGAGAAAGGCATGCTTTACACAGGGACCCTATCAGTCACTGTGTCTGGAACTAAGTGTCTGCCGTGGAACTCTGAGAAAGCCAAAGAGGTGCTCCATGGAAAGCACCTTGACCCAGAGGTGAAGCTGCTGGAGAATTACTGTCGGAATCCAGACAGAGACGATGAGGGTGTCTGGTGTGTCACGGATGAACCACCCTACTTTGACTATTGCGATCTGCACTACTGCG ACAGCTTGCTAGAGGAGGAGAATGAAGAGTGGGAGGGAATATCAGGACGTTCTACTCATCCTCAAGAGTTCAGAACCTTCTTTGATGACAAAACTTTTGGTTCAGGCGAAGCAG ACTGTGGCACTCGTCCTTTATTTGAGAAGAAGAAGGTAACGGACAAAAGTGAGAAGGAGCTGTTGGAGTCCTACATGGGAGGCAGAGTTGTCCATGGAGATGACGCAGAAGTTGGCAGCTCCCCCTG GCAGGTGATGCTCTACAAAAAGACtcctcaggagctgctctgtggtgcCAGCCTCATCAGTGACAGCTGGATCCTGACTGCTGCTCATTGTATTTATTACCCACCGTGGGACAAGAACTTAACTACAAATGACATCTTGGTGCGGATTGGCAAGCACGTAAGGACAAA ATATGAAAAGAATATAGAGAAGATTGCTCTGTTGGATAAAATCATCATCCATCCTAAGTACAACTGGAAAGAGAACATGGACCGAGACATTGCACTCATGCACTTAAGGAGACCTGTCATCTTTAGTGACTACATCCATCCTGTCTGCCTGCCTACCAAAGAGGTCGTGCAGAG GCTGATGCTGGCAGGCTACAAAGGGCGGGTAACTGGCTGGGGAAACTTGAAAGAAACATGGGCCACTAGCCCCAGCAACCTGCCCACAGTTCTGCAACAGCTCAATGTGCCCATTGTAGACCAAAGTATCTGCAGGGATTCCACCAAAATTAAAGTCACTGACAACATGTTTTGTGCAG GTTATAGTCCTGAAGAGTCAAAGAGAGGAGATGCCTGTGAAGGGGACAGTGGGGGACCTTTTGTAATGAAG aACCCAGATGACAACCGTTGGTATCAAGTGGGAATAGTTTCATGGGGAGAAGGATGTGACCGAGATGGCAAATATGGATTTTACACCCATGTATTCCGCCTGAAAAAGTGGATGCGAAAAGCCATTGAAAAATACGGGCGATAG
- the ARHGAP1 gene encoding rho GTPase-activating protein 1 isoform X1, whose translation MATDPLSELQDDLNLDDTNQSLSQLKLASIDYKNWPADEAPAFPKSEDSKGSPEPVTHLQWDDPYYDIARHHIVEVADQGALDGAQPGDDKYGRKVVLFSACRMPPSHQLDHVKLLGYLKFTLDQYVESDYTLVYLHHGLTSENKPSLSWLRDAYREFDRKYKKNIKALYIVHPTMFIKTLLILFKPLISFKFGRKIFYVNYLSELEEYVKLEQLGIPSQVLKYDEYLRSLQKPLQVPQKPTPPRPPLPNQQFGVSLQHLKEKSPDQSPVPLVVRDTIAHLQEHALATEGIFRRSANTQVVKEVQQKYNMGVPVDFQQYEDVHLPAVILKTFLRELPEPLLTFGLYSHVVSFQSVEEVNRVDVVRRTLQTLPEENYQVLRLLIAFLVQVSAHSDRNKMTNANLAVVFGPNLLWAKDVAITLKAINPINTFTKFLLDHQKELFEDAEA comes from the exons ATGGCTACAGACCCACTCTCGGAGCTTCAGGATGACCTGAACTTGGATGATACCAACCAGTCCCTCAGCCAGCTCAAACTGGCCTCCATAGATTATAAGAACTGGCCAGCAGATGAAGCCCCTGCTTTTCCCAAATCAG AGGACTCCAAAGGCTCCCCTGAGCCCGTCACTCATCTGCAATGGGATGATCCCTACTATGATATTGCCAGGCACCACATTGTGGAAGTAGCAG ACCAGGGTGCACTTGATGGGGCCCAACCAG GTGATGACAAATATGGAAGAAAAGTAGTTTTGTTCAGTGCCTGCCGGATGCCCCCAAGTCATCAGCTAGATCACGTGAAACTGCTGGG GTACCTGAAATTCACACTGGACCAGTATGTGGAGAGTGATTATACACTGGTGTACCTGCACCATGGCCTGACCAGTGAGAACAAGCCATCCCTGAGCTGGCTGCGGGATGCCTACAGGGAATTTGATCGCAA GTACAAGAAGAACATCAAAGCCTTGTATATTGTGCACCCAACCATGTTCATCAAGACCCTGCTGATTCTCTTTAAGCCTCTGATCAG ctttaaatttGGGCGAAAGATTTTTTATGTGAATTACCTTAGTGAGCTGGAGGAGTATGTGAAGCTGGAACAGTTGGGAATCCCAAGCCAAGTGCTGAA ATATGACGAATACCTGAGATCCCTGCAGAAACCTTTACAAGTGCCCCAGAAGCCAACACCCCCACGCCCACCGCTGCCAAACCAGCAGTTTGGAGTCTCGCTCCAGCA TCTCAAGGAGAAGAGCCCTGATCAGTCTCCTGTTCCTCTGGTGGTCAGAGACACTATTGCTCATTTGCAGGAGCATG CTCTTGCTACAGAGGGAATTTTCCGGAGATCAGCAAATACACAGGTTGTCAAGGAGGTCCAGCAAAAATACAACATGG GTGTGCCTGTAGATTTCCAGCAGTATGAAGATGTCCATCTCCCCGCTGTGATTCTCAAGACTTTCTTGAGGGAGCTACCTGAGCCCCTTCTCACTTTTGGCCTCTACAGCCATGTTGTCAGCTTCCAGA GTGTGGAGGAGGTGAATCGTGTGGATGTTGTTCGCAGAACACTCCAGACTTTGCCAGAAGAAAACTACCAAGTGCTCCGTTTACTGATAGCCTTCCTGGTGCAG GTCTCTGCTCACAGTGACAGAAACAAGATGACAAATGCCAACCTGGCAGTTGTGTTTGGCCCAAATCTCCTGTGGGCCAAAGATGTAGCCATCACTCTAAAAGCCATCAACCCCATCAATACCTTTACCAAATTCCTGCTGGACCACCAGAAGGAGCTGTTTGAGGATGCAGAGGCCTGA
- the ARHGAP1 gene encoding rho GTPase-activating protein 1 isoform X2 has product MATDPLSELQDDLNLDDTNQSLSQLKLASIDYKNWPADEAPAFPKSEDSKGSPEPVTHLQWDDPYYDIARHHIVEVAGDDKYGRKVVLFSACRMPPSHQLDHVKLLGYLKFTLDQYVESDYTLVYLHHGLTSENKPSLSWLRDAYREFDRKYKKNIKALYIVHPTMFIKTLLILFKPLISFKFGRKIFYVNYLSELEEYVKLEQLGIPSQVLKYDEYLRSLQKPLQVPQKPTPPRPPLPNQQFGVSLQHLKEKSPDQSPVPLVVRDTIAHLQEHALATEGIFRRSANTQVVKEVQQKYNMGVPVDFQQYEDVHLPAVILKTFLRELPEPLLTFGLYSHVVSFQSVEEVNRVDVVRRTLQTLPEENYQVLRLLIAFLVQVSAHSDRNKMTNANLAVVFGPNLLWAKDVAITLKAINPINTFTKFLLDHQKELFEDAEA; this is encoded by the exons ATGGCTACAGACCCACTCTCGGAGCTTCAGGATGACCTGAACTTGGATGATACCAACCAGTCCCTCAGCCAGCTCAAACTGGCCTCCATAGATTATAAGAACTGGCCAGCAGATGAAGCCCCTGCTTTTCCCAAATCAG AGGACTCCAAAGGCTCCCCTGAGCCCGTCACTCATCTGCAATGGGATGATCCCTACTATGATATTGCCAGGCACCACATTGTGGAAGTAGCAG GTGATGACAAATATGGAAGAAAAGTAGTTTTGTTCAGTGCCTGCCGGATGCCCCCAAGTCATCAGCTAGATCACGTGAAACTGCTGGG GTACCTGAAATTCACACTGGACCAGTATGTGGAGAGTGATTATACACTGGTGTACCTGCACCATGGCCTGACCAGTGAGAACAAGCCATCCCTGAGCTGGCTGCGGGATGCCTACAGGGAATTTGATCGCAA GTACAAGAAGAACATCAAAGCCTTGTATATTGTGCACCCAACCATGTTCATCAAGACCCTGCTGATTCTCTTTAAGCCTCTGATCAG ctttaaatttGGGCGAAAGATTTTTTATGTGAATTACCTTAGTGAGCTGGAGGAGTATGTGAAGCTGGAACAGTTGGGAATCCCAAGCCAAGTGCTGAA ATATGACGAATACCTGAGATCCCTGCAGAAACCTTTACAAGTGCCCCAGAAGCCAACACCCCCACGCCCACCGCTGCCAAACCAGCAGTTTGGAGTCTCGCTCCAGCA TCTCAAGGAGAAGAGCCCTGATCAGTCTCCTGTTCCTCTGGTGGTCAGAGACACTATTGCTCATTTGCAGGAGCATG CTCTTGCTACAGAGGGAATTTTCCGGAGATCAGCAAATACACAGGTTGTCAAGGAGGTCCAGCAAAAATACAACATGG GTGTGCCTGTAGATTTCCAGCAGTATGAAGATGTCCATCTCCCCGCTGTGATTCTCAAGACTTTCTTGAGGGAGCTACCTGAGCCCCTTCTCACTTTTGGCCTCTACAGCCATGTTGTCAGCTTCCAGA GTGTGGAGGAGGTGAATCGTGTGGATGTTGTTCGCAGAACACTCCAGACTTTGCCAGAAGAAAACTACCAAGTGCTCCGTTTACTGATAGCCTTCCTGGTGCAG GTCTCTGCTCACAGTGACAGAAACAAGATGACAAATGCCAACCTGGCAGTTGTGTTTGGCCCAAATCTCCTGTGGGCCAAAGATGTAGCCATCACTCTAAAAGCCATCAACCCCATCAATACCTTTACCAAATTCCTGCTGGACCACCAGAAGGAGCTGTTTGAGGATGCAGAGGCCTGA